A DNA window from Drosophila pseudoobscura strain MV-25-SWS-2005 chromosome 2, UCI_Dpse_MV25, whole genome shotgun sequence contains the following coding sequences:
- the LOC13036292 gene encoding uncharacterized protein: MGKKNKKKATVLAAKPVPAADEVYAQVAERPRQQSIDRSLEVFLWLVVYSVLMFTLPFLGFFGVQSWLQESFPALSVFERNCYSVLTAVLVVNAVVALYVMKAFCEKDAPTVEQDEAEQKKYQ, from the coding sequence ATGggcaaaaagaacaaaaagaagGCAACCGTATTGGCAGCGAAGCCAGTTCCAGCGGCCGATGAAGTTTATGCGCAAGTTGCAGAGCGTCCCCGCCAGCAGTCGATAGATCGAAGCTTGGAGGTGTTTCTCTGGCTCGTGGTCTATAGTGTTCTCATGTTCACGTTGCCCTTCCTGGGCTTTTTTGGTGTGCAGAGCTGGCTGCAAGAATCCTTCCCCGCACTGAGCGTCTTCGAACGCAATTGCTATTCCGTGCTGACCGCCGTCTTGGTGGTCAACGCTGTGGTGGCTCTCTACGTGATGAAAGCGTTCTGCGAAAAGGATGCGCCTACAGTGGAGCAGGATGAAGCTGAGCAGAAGAAGTACCAGTAA